From Girardinichthys multiradiatus isolate DD_20200921_A chromosome 3, DD_fGirMul_XY1, whole genome shotgun sequence, the proteins below share one genomic window:
- the mios gene encoding GATOR complex protein MIOS, whose product MSGSKPDILWSPHHPDRYVICDSELGLYSIGPVGSTQTKPGTLSLSKETAATLLAINSDTPYMKCVAWYPKHEPECLLAVGQANGRVVLTSLGQNHNSTCKELVGKEFVPKHARQCNTLAWNPVDSNLLAAGLDKHRADFSVLIWDISSKFAPETFVAAEKIRLSSVDLDSSTVVTKPLYELGQNDACLSLCWLLRDTKLLLAGMHRNLAIFDLRNTSQKTFVNTKAIQGVTVDPHFPDRVASFFEGQVAIWDLRKFEKPVLTLTEQPKPLTKVAWCPTRTGLLATLTRDSNIIRLYDMQHTPTPIGDETEPTIIERSVQPCESQIGSFAWHPSSQNRMVVVSAANRVMTDFTVFERISLAWSSTASLMWACGRHLYNCVEDLAEGEDSAAEKDIATKMRERAQSRYGHDTVQVWRNHLLAGGNDPQLRSLWFDLSYMKQCAEDMELKLQGNKHSVVYSGIKNIVKTSSGTTESRRCWSGSDRQTDVTRFHSEERCLALRLCGWISRGPDIDVETFLRSLEQEREWERAAAIALFNLDIRRAIQILNKGAVTEKGDLNLNVVAMALSGYTDEKSSLWREMCSSLRLQLKNPYLCIMFAFLTSEPGAYDGVLYESNVAVRDRVAFACMFLSDVQLPRYIDKLTNKMKEAGNLEGILLTGLTKDGVDLIESYVDRTGDVQTASFCMLKGSPSDVLKDPRVQCWIENYRNLLDAWRFWHKRAEFDILRGKLDPSSKPLAQVFVSCNFCGKSISYSCSAMPHQGRGFSQYGVSGSPTKSKVTSCPGCRKPLPRCALCLMNMGTPVSSCSGTGKTDEKMDLTRENKLAQFNNWFTWCHNCRHGGHAGHMLSWFRDHTECPVSACACKCMQLDTTGNLVPADSS is encoded by the exons ATGAGTGGCTCAAAGCCGGACATCCTGTGGTCTCCTCACCACCCGGACCGCTATGTCATCTGTGACTCTGAGCTGGGCCTGTACAGTATTGGACCCGtgggcagcacacaaacaaagcCTGGCACTCTGTCCCTCTCGAAGGAAACTGCTGCTACATTACTAGCCATAAACTCTGACACTCCTTACATGAAATGTGTGGCCTGGTACCCAAAACATGAGCCTGAGTGTTTACTGGCTGTGGGACAAGCTAACGGCAGAGTTGTGCTCACAAGTTTGGGCCAGAACCACAACTCCACATGTAAAGAGCTGGTGGGGAAAGAGTTTGTGCCCAAACATGCCCGGCAGTGCAACACTCTAGCCTGGAACCCTGTTGACAGCAACCTACTGGCTGCTGGGCTGGACAAACACCGTGCAGACTTCTCTGTTCTTATATGGGATATTAGCAGTAAATTTGCCCCAGAAACATTTGTAGCAGCTGAGAAAATTCGTCTCTCATCTGTAGATTTGGACTCGAGCACAGTAGTGACCAAGCCACTGTACGAGTTAGGCCAAAACGATGCCTGCCTGTCCCTCTGCTGGCTGCTTCGAGACACAAAGCTGCTTTTGGCTGGCATGCACCGAAACCTCGCAATATTTGACCTGAGGAACACGAGccagaaaacatttgtgaacacCAAGGCCATCCAGGGGGTGACGGTTGATCCACACTTTCCCGACCGTGTTGCCTCCTTCTTTGAAGGGCAGGTGGCCATTTGGGACCTGAGGAAGTTTGAGAAGCCTGTTCTCACACTCACAGAGCAGCCAAAACCTCTTACTAAG GTGGCGTGGTGTCCGACTCGTACAGGACTTCTGGCAACGCTGACACGTGACAGCAACATCATTCGCCTTTACGACATGCAGCACACTCCCACTCCCATCGGTGATGAGACTGAGCCCACCATCATTGAACGAAGTGTGCAGCCCTGTGAAAGCCAGATAGGCAGCTTCGCCTGGCACCCCTCCTCCCAAAACCGCATGGTAGTGGTCTCTGCAGCCAACCGGGTCATGACCGACTTCACAGTGTTTGAACGCATCTCTTTGGCCTGGAGCTCCACTGCCTCGCTCATGTGGGCCTGCGGCCGACACTTATACAACTGTGTCGAAGACTTAGCTGAAGGGGAAGACAGTGCAGCCGAGAAAGACATTGCCACTAAGATGAGGGAAAGAGCTCAGTCCAGGTATGGACATGATACTGTCCAAGTTTGGAGAAACCACCTGCTAGCCGGAGGGAACGATCCCCAGCTCAGGTCTTTATGGTTCGACCTGTCTT ATATGAAGCAGTGTGCAGAGGACATGGAGCTGAAATTGCAAGGAAACAAACACTCTGTAGTTTATTCTGGCATCAAGAACATTGTCAAGACAAGCTCAG GCACAACAGAGAGCCGCAGGTGCTGGAGCGGCTCAGATCGGCAGACAGACGTAACCCGCTTCCACAGTGAGGAGCGCTGCCTTGCCTTGAGGCTCTGTGGCTGGATCAGCCGGGGACCCGACATCGACGTGGAAACCTTCTTGCGGTCACTCGAGCAGGAACGTGAGTGGGAACGAGCGGCTGCCATCGCTCTCTTCAACCTGGATATCCGCCGTGCCATTCAGATCCTTAACAAGGGAGCCGTCACTGAAAAGG GTGACCTGAACCTGAATGTTGTTGCCATGGCTCTGTCGGGCTACACTGATGAGAAGTCCTCACTGTGGAGGGAGATGTGCAGCTCTCTGAGGCTCCAGCTGAAGAATCCTTACCTCTGCATCATGTTCGCCTTTCTAACCAGTGAGCCCGGAGCCTACGATGGCGTGCTG TATGAGAGCAACGTTGCTGTCCGGGACCGAGTCGCCTTTGCCTGCATGTTTCTCAGTGATGTTCAG TTGCCACGTTACATCGACAAACTGACCAATAAAATGAAGGAGGCCGGGAACCTGGAGGGTATCCTGCTTACTGGGCTTACTAAAGATGGCGTAGATCTTATTGAGAGCTATGTGGACCGAACTGGGGATGTCCAGACTGCCAGCTTCTGCATGCTCAAG GGCTCCCCTAGCGACGTGTTGAAAGACCCTCGAGTCCAGTGCTGGATTGAAAACTACCGCAACCTGCTGGATGCATGGAGGTTCTGGCACAAACGGGCCGAGTTTGACATCCTCAGGGGCAAGCTGGACCCCAGCTCCAAACCACTAGCACAG GTGTTTGTGAGCTGCAACTTCTGCGGGAAGTCCATCTCCTACAGCTGCTCCGCCATGCCTCACCAGGGCCGAGGCTTCAGCCAGTACGGTGTCAGCGGCTCTCCCACCAAGTCAAAAGTCACTAGCTGTCCTGGCTGCAGGAAACCACTGCCACGCTGTGCCCTGTGCCTCATGAATATGGGCACACCTGTTTCCAGTTGCTCAG GAACTGGAAAGACGGATGAGAAAATGGACTTAACAAGGGAGAACAAACTCGCCCAGTTCAACAACTGGTTCACCTGGTGTCACAACTGTCGACATGGTGGCCATGCCGGTCACATGCTGAGCTGGTTCAG AGACCACACAGAGTGCCCGGTGTCAGCCTGTGCGTGTAAATGCATGCAGCTGGACACCACAGGGAACCTGGTGCCTGCAGACAGCAGCTAA